GGCCGAGAACGGCATTGATAACGTGCTTGATCTGGTTGGCATGCCGGTGCCAGACGTTTACAGCGCGGCGCTCTCCGAATTCGTCTTTGCGGCCGGCGTCAAACTGATGCAGACGCGGCGTCCGGATGTGATGTATCTCTCGACCACCGACTACATCCAGCACAAGCACGCGCCTGGTACCGAGGGTGCCAATGCCTTCTACCGCATGATGGACGGCTACCTCGCGCAGCTTGACGCGGCGGGCGCGGTTATTGCACTGACAGCCGATCACGGCATGAATGCCAAAGTGGCGATGGACGGCACGCCTGACGTGATTTATCTGCAAGACTGGTTTGATGCCTGGCTGGGCGCCGGCAAGACGCGGGTGATCCTGCCCATCACTGACCCGTATGTCGTGCATCACGGTGCGCTCGGCTCTTTTGCTACCGTCTATTTGCCCGCTGGCGTTGATCCGGCTGAAGCCGCCACAAAACTCGGCAGGCAGCGCGGCATCGAGAGTGTTCTGGGGCGAGCCGCTGCCGCAGAACGATTCGAATTGCCGCCTGACCGGATAGGCGATCTGGTGGTCGTCTCCGAGCGCTTCACCGTGATCGGTACCTCCGCGTCAAAGCATGATCTGTCCGGCCTCGATGCGCCGCTGCGTTCGCACGGAGGTGTGAGCGAACAGCGCGTGCCACTGATAGTCAACCGCTCCTTGCCTGGTCTTGACCACAGCCGCCGGTTCCGCAATTTCGATGCTTTTGATCTTGCCTTGAACTATGTGCAGTAGTCTCAATGCCCGCGTGGCGCCGACGCTTCACGATCAACTTTGTCTGTCAGCTAGCCCATGAGCATCCAGCAGTTCATCCTAGATCATCACCTCAACGCCATGCGCATCAACGGCAAGCGCGTCGGCGGTGATCGCACTGGCGAGCGCGCGATTGCCGTGCACAATCCGTACACCGAAGAGGTCATCGGCAACGTCCCGAAGGCGACACTGGAAGAGGTGCGCGCCGCCTTCAGTACCGGCCATGCTTACCGGTCGAAGCTCACGCGCTATGAGCGTGCTGCCATTCTCAACCGCGCCGCCGATATCGCAAATCGGCGCAAAGACGAGGTGGCAGCCCTGATCTCCGCAGAAGCTGGCCTTTGCATGAAGGATGCGATTTACGAAGCGGGCCGCGTGAGTGACGTTTTCCTTTTCGGTGCCAACGAGGTGCTGAAGGACGACGGGCAAGTCTTCAGTTGTGACCTGACGCACCACGGCAAGAAAAGGCGCGTCTATACGCAGCGCTCGCCTTTGCTCGGCGTGATCACGGCGATCACGCCTTTCAATCACCCGATGAATCAGGTGGCGCACAAGGTGGTGCCGAGCGTCGCAACCAACAATCGCATGGTGTTGAAGCCCTCGGAGAAGGTACCGTTTTCCGCCATTCTGCTCGCTGACTTTCTTTACGAGGCGGGGCTGCCCCCCGAGATGCTGTCGGTCGTGACTGGCGATCCAAGGGAGATTGCCGACGAACTGCTCACCAATGAGCACGTTGATCTGATCACCTTCACCGGTGGCGTGGCCATCGGCAAGTACATTGCAAACAAAGCCGGTTACCGTCGCATGGTGCTTGAGCTTGGGGGCAACGATCCGATCATCGTGATGGAAGACGCCGATGTCGACGAAGCGTCCACGTTGGCGGTGCAAGGGTCATACAAAAACAGCGGACAGCGCTGCACGGCGATCAAGCGGATGCTGGTACATGAATCCGTCGCCGACGCATTTACCGAGCAGGTGGTGACCAAGACCAAGGCGTGGTCTTACGGCGACCCGGCGGATACAAAAGTCGACATGGGCACCGTGATCGACGAGCCGGCGGCACGCCTGTTTGAGAGCCGTGTCAACGAAGCTGTAGCGCAGGGTGCGCGGCTGCTGGTGGGCAATGAGCGTCGCGGCGCACTTTACTCGCCCACGGTGATTGATCGCGTTGATCCCGCCATGACGGTCGCGCGAGAAGAAACCTTCGGTCCGGTGTCGCCGATCATCAAGTTCCGCAACATCGACGAGGCGATTCGTATTTCCAACGGCACGGCCTACGGTCTGTCGAGCGCTGTCTGTACCAATCGCCTGGACTACATCACACGCTTCATCAGCGAACTGGACGTCGGCACGGTGAACGTGCGCGAAGTGCCCGGCTATCGTCTCGAATTGACGCCGTTCGGGGGAATCAAGGACTCCGGCCTTGGTTACAAGGAAGGCGTACAGGAAGCGATGAAGAGCTTTACCAACATCAAGACCTACTCTTTGCCCTGGGTGTAGGCCGTGCTGACCATCGACGACATCGCCCGCCTGTTTGCCGAACGCGGACATGAGCAGTATTCCGGTGAACCGGTAACCCAGCTTGAGCACGCCTTGCAAACGGCTTTACAGGCCGAAGCGGAAGGCGCAGACGACGCGCTGGTGACCGCATCGCTGCTGCATGATCTCGGTCATTTGCTGCACGATCTGGGCGATACACCCAGCCTGCGCGGTGTTGATGACGTGCATCAGTACCGCGCGTTGCCCTTTCTGCGAGGTGTTTTCGAGGACCGTGTGCTTGACGGCATCAAACTGCACGTCGATGCCAAACGCTATCTGTGCGCAATCGACAGCGGTTACTACGCGGCACTTTCTGATGATTCGAAGCGCAGCCTTGCGTTGCAGGGCGGCGTATTCGCCGATGGTCAGGCGGCGGTGTTCATCGCGCAGGCGGGCGCGGCCGACGCTGTGCGTCTGCGCCGCTGGGACGACATGGCCAAGGTTGCCGGACTCGCGACGCCCTCGCTGGAGCACTTTCTGATGCGTGCCAGCCGCGTCGTGCAGGCAGACGCGGCGCCACGCGCCACCGGAGGATGACCGCGCCCGCCGCTGCACTCGTGCTGACGTGGCCAGTCGTGCTCGTCGTTCTGTTCGGTGCCTTGTTGCATGCAAGCTGGAACGTACTGGTGAAATCCAGTACCGACAAGGCGCTCGATACGGCACTCATTCACCTGCTCGGTTCGCTGATCGCACTGCCGTTGCTGCTGGTCGTCGGGCTACCGGGCACAGCATCGTGGCCTTACATCCTGGCGTCTGTAGTTATCCACATTGGCTACTACATCGCTCTTACGGGCGCCTACAAACACGGTGATATGGGGCTTACCTATCCGTTGATGCGCGGCGTGGCTCCCATGCTGGTCGCGGTTTCCGCTGTGATGACGGTGGGTGAGTCGCTGGCGCCGATGGCTTGGGCAGGCGTGCTCGGCATCTGCGTTGGCGTACTGGTGCTCGGGCTGAGCC
This is a stretch of genomic DNA from Casimicrobium huifangae. It encodes these proteins:
- the phnA gene encoding phosphonoacetate hydrolase gives rise to the protein MSSSQLGARSIEVNGRSYRLPSHPVVVVCVDGCEPDYLGQAVATGQMPWMKRTLANGTAIVADCVVPTFTNPNNLSIVTGAPPSVHGICGNYLYDPASNSEVMMNDPKWLRVPTILAALADQGKQVAVVTAKDKLRKLLGHKMRGICFSSEKSNQVTVAENGIDNVLDLVGMPVPDVYSAALSEFVFAAGVKLMQTRRPDVMYLSTTDYIQHKHAPGTEGANAFYRMMDGYLAQLDAAGAVIALTADHGMNAKVAMDGTPDVIYLQDWFDAWLGAGKTRVILPITDPYVVHHGALGSFATVYLPAGVDPAEAATKLGRQRGIESVLGRAAAAERFELPPDRIGDLVVVSERFTVIGTSASKHDLSGLDAPLRSHGGVSEQRVPLIVNRSLPGLDHSRRFRNFDAFDLALNYVQ
- the phnY gene encoding phosphonoacetaldehyde dehydrogenase — its product is MSIQQFILDHHLNAMRINGKRVGGDRTGERAIAVHNPYTEEVIGNVPKATLEEVRAAFSTGHAYRSKLTRYERAAILNRAADIANRRKDEVAALISAEAGLCMKDAIYEAGRVSDVFLFGANEVLKDDGQVFSCDLTHHGKKRRVYTQRSPLLGVITAITPFNHPMNQVAHKVVPSVATNNRMVLKPSEKVPFSAILLADFLYEAGLPPEMLSVVTGDPREIADELLTNEHVDLITFTGGVAIGKYIANKAGYRRMVLELGGNDPIIVMEDADVDEASTLAVQGSYKNSGQRCTAIKRMLVHESVADAFTEQVVTKTKAWSYGDPADTKVDMGTVIDEPAARLFESRVNEAVAQGARLLVGNERRGALYSPTVIDRVDPAMTVAREETFGPVSPIIKFRNIDEAIRISNGTAYGLSSAVCTNRLDYITRFISELDVGTVNVREVPGYRLELTPFGGIKDSGLGYKEGVQEAMKSFTNIKTYSLPWV
- a CDS encoding phosphonate degradation HD-domain oxygenase; its protein translation is MLTIDDIARLFAERGHEQYSGEPVTQLEHALQTALQAEAEGADDALVTASLLHDLGHLLHDLGDTPSLRGVDDVHQYRALPFLRGVFEDRVLDGIKLHVDAKRYLCAIDSGYYAALSDDSKRSLALQGGVFADGQAAVFIAQAGAADAVRLRRWDDMAKVAGLATPSLEHFLMRASRVVQADAAPRATGG